In Nicotiana tabacum cultivar K326 chromosome 21, ASM71507v2, whole genome shotgun sequence, one DNA window encodes the following:
- the LOC142175211 gene encoding uncharacterized protein LOC142175211, protein MREICEKFKIVHRNSTAYRQQMNGAVEKANKDIKRILRKIMDNHRQWHEKLSFSLLGYRTTMRTSTGATPYILVYGTEDLYQNRTADAFSRKVKPRQFTLGQLVFKKIFPHQEEAKRKFTPNWKGPYVAT, encoded by the exons ATGAGGGAAATTTGTGAGAAGTTCAAAATTGTCCATCGTAATTCCACAGCATATAGGCAGCAAATGAATGGAGCGGTTGAAAAAGCCAACAAAGACATCAAGAGGATCTTGCGAAAGATAATGGACAATcacaggcaatggcatgagaaattatcatTTTCCCTACTTGGTTACCGCACCACCATGAGGACATCTACCGGGGCAACACCATACatattggtatatggcactgaagat CTGTATCAAAATAGGACGGCTGATGCATTCAGCAGGAAAGTGAAACCTCGTCAGTTCACATTGGGGCAACTGGTTTTCAAGAAGATATTTCCTCATCAAGAAGAAGCAAAGAGGAAGTTCAcgccaaattggaaaggtccctACGTCGCGACTTGA